CTCATTAATACGGAAGTCAGTTTGTAAGAATGTGAAATGCTGATGTTATAGGAGCCATCCATTAAGAAAGGCTTTCTTTCCTTATTATAAACAATTTTTGCCTCAGGATCCCCGGTGATGTCAACCAATAACGCCCTGACACTCAGCCACTCAAGTTTCCTGTCCGTGCTGAGGAAACTGTCTAAAATGGCTTTTTCGGTAGGATCAAGATTTATTTTGGAATAGAGTGTGTCATAATCTTCGGTAATTTCCCAAAGACCGAGCAGACAATCACTATTCATTTGTTTTTTTAATATTACACCCATTGTTTTTTCCTTAACTGGGGATAAAAAATTAAATTATTTCCATTTTATGGTCGCTATAAGGTGGTCAATATCTTTCTGAAAGAAATCAATAACTGGTGCCAGCGAATCTTTATTGGGGTGAGTATCAAAATACAATGCTCCTCTCAAGAAATTATGCATACTATCGGTCAGTACAAAGTTAATAGATGAAGCAGTATTACCTTTAATATGGTAAATAATTCCATAAATTTTCCTCTTTTTGTCCTGAACCAATTCCTCATTGATGGCATCGGCCTTGATGGTATGCTTATATGCAAGATTGCGGGATTCTTCAAAATATTTTGATAGATCATGGTTCAACCTGAAATAACTGATGTATATCTTCCCTTTATATTCTGGGAAATCTATATTCATCCAATATGGTTCAGCTATTTCCCCCTTATATTTTTCAATTTTTCCATAAACCGGATATTCAAAAGAGTAAGGAAAATTACCGGCAAAAGCCCTATATTCTTTTTTAGGAAAATCTATTCGAAAATAACCACTGGGCTTAGGAGTATATTTTCTTTTACATGCCGAACCGCTGAACAAAACTAAAGTCAACCCGAAAAACCAGAAAACGCTCCTTAAATTTAATACTTTCATGAATTTCTTTTTACTACACCAGAACAAATATAACTACTAAATCGCAATATACCTGTTTACTCAAAGGTAGCAAAGGTGTAAAATTCTTATTTCTTTTCAAAAAAAAACCACTTTTCTCTAGAAAAATGATGAAAAGTGGTCTTAAAACATCTTGATTAAAATCATTATAGAAGAAATAATAATGAAGTATAATTTTAAAAATTGATGTCGTGCAAATCCTCAATAAAGACTAGAAAGGGAGATCATCGGCCTCATTTACAGAATCGGTCTGTGGCTCTTCTTCAGAAACCACTGGTTCGGCAGAAGAACCATTGTCAGTAGTTTTCTTTCCAAGCATTTGCATTGTATTGGCGAATATCTCGGTCATGTAATGTTTGGCACCGTCTTTCTCATAAGAACGGGTCTTTATTCTTCCTTCGATATAAAGCTGAGTTCCTTTTTTTACGTACTTCTCAGCAACCTCAGCAAGTTTATTCCATAAAACGATATTGTGCCATTCGGTGGATTCAACCCTTTCACCATTTTTATTTTTAAAGTTTTCACTGGTAGCCAGAGGAAACTTAGCCACGGTGATATTGTTGTCCAAATAACGAACTTCAGGATCTTTCCCAACGTTCCCTACTAAAATAACTTTATTTACTGCCATTTTATATTTTTTTGGTTTATATATAAATATAATATTTTTTAAAGAAAGTTCAAAAATATTTAAAAATATTCAAAATAATTGCCCAGGCTTAACGAATCCAGGAATTTATGAATCAGCCGGGGAAAAGTATAGTGCTGCATTTCAGCCAGATGTACTGCCTTAAAACTTTCAGAAAAAAGTCCGTCTTCACCTACTTTAAGAATGATAAATTTTGCGCTAATAACCTGATGTGTAAGAATATGTTTAAATATCCGGCTGGTTAATAAAATATCATACTTATTCTCATTAAAAATTTGTTTCCATCCAGCCGTTTCTTTTAATTGATAAAGATTCAGTTCATGTTCTGATTCAATAAGGGGAAACTCAAAAAGAGAGTTCCAGATATCCTGCTTCGTTCTTTTTTGAATAAAACACTTATCCTTTTTAATCATAACAAGATAATAGAAATGACGTATTTTCTTTTCTACCTTCTTTTTCCGTACAGGTAAAAAGTCAACTTGCTGATTTTTATAAGCAAAACATTCAGTATTAAAGGGGCAAACCAGGCATTTTGGGTTGCGTTCAGTACAATGCAAAGCCCCAAAATCCATTATGGCCTGATTGTACAGGCCGGGATTATCTTTGTCCAATAATTCACTGGCTTGTTTTTCAAATGTAGATCTGCCCGGACTGCTGTCGACCGGCAGTTCAATACCAAAAATCCGGGACAACACCCTGAAAACATTACCATCTAAAACGGCATAGGGCTGATTAAATGAAAATGAAGCAATTGCAGCAGCAGTATACTTTCCTATTCCCTTTAATTTGATAATTTTGTTATAGTCGGAAGGGAATATCCCATGATAATCATTCAGAATGGTTTTGGCAGCAGAATGAAGATTCCTTGCCCGGGAATAATAACCAAGGCCTTCCCAGAGTTTTAAAACCTCATCGGTTTGAGCTTCGGCCAATTTTTTTATATCCGGAAAATGCTTGATAAAACGGTAATAATAATCTGTTCCCTGTGCAATCCGGGTTTGTTGCAGAATTATTTCAGAAACCCATATATAGTAAGGATTCAGTGTATGACGCCAGGGAAGATCCCGCTTATTATGGGAGTACCAATGCAGAAGAACAGTTTGAAAAAAGACGGATTCCATTATTTTACAGGCTGGTTAAAAAAAATACCTGCCAAAAATAATTCAAATGTTTTTCATTAAATTAATAAATCGTTTATATTTGCAATTCAGAAAATTAAAAAAATTATATAAATAATTGAAAATTAAAGTATTTTAAAATGACAAAAGCAGACATTGTTAACGAAATTTCCAAAAATACTGGAATAGAAAAGATCACTGTTCAAAAAACGGTAGAGTCTTTCATGGAGACAATCAAAGACTCTTTGTCGAAAGACAAAAATGTATATCTGAGAGGTTTTGGCAGTTATATTGTAAAGAAAAGAGCTAAAAAAACAGCCAGGAATATCTCTAAAAACACCACCATTATTATTCCAGAACACTTTATTCCTGCTTTCAAGCCAGCGAGGACATTTGTGAGCAAAGTAAAAAATAATGTCAAATAATTATAAATAGACGTTGTTTTAATTTTAATATAAATCTAAAATCATGCCAAGCGGAAAGAAGAGAAAGAGACATAAGATGTCGACGCATAAACGTAAAAAACGTTTACGCAAAAATAGGCATAAGAAAAAGTAATTGTATTTTTCAAATACCTTATTCATAAGAACAATTTAAGCATTGTAAAACCTAAAAAGCCCTAGGGATTTTTAGGTTTGCTTTGTTATTTTCGTTCCTATAAAAAATTATTATGCATATATTTTAGCTAATAAGTAGAAGTTGTGAGCAACGAATTAGTGATTGATGTAACTCCCTCTGAAATTGCGATAGCTTTATTGGAAGACAAACGACTGGTTGAGCTGAACAAGGAAAAAAGTAACATTCAATTTTCTGTAGGTGATATATACCTGGGGAAAGTTAAAAAAATAATGCCCGGCCTGAATGCTGCATTCGTAGATGTAGGCTATGAAAAAGATGCTTTTCTTCACTATTTGGATTTAGGACCCCAATTCCGTACCTTACACAGGTACCTGACTTACGCACTATCAAATTCTAAGAAAAACAAACTCATCCCTTTACAAAAATTCAATGGGGAACCTGATATTGATAAAAATGGAAAAATAGGCCAGGTTTTAACTACAGGTCAGCCGGTACTTGTCCAAATTGCCAAAGAACCTATCTCCACCAAAGGGCCAAGATTAAGTTCTGAAATTTCAATTGCCGGCAGAAATCTTGTGCTGATTCCTTTTTCGGATAAAGTTTCCATATCGCAAAAGATTAAATCTAACGAGGAAAAAATCAGATTAAAAAAACTTTTATTAAGCATTAAACCCAAAAATTATGGGGTTATAGTTCGCACTGCTTCTGAAGGGAAAATGGTGGCTGTGTTGGATTCTGAATTAAGAGGCCTGGTGAAAAAATGGGAGGTATCTTTTGAACAGTTAAAAGGGTCTACCCCCCCCAAGGTGATAATTAATGAAATAAACCGCACCTCTGCGATTTTGCGCGACATGCTTAACGGATCCTTCAGTAGTATTTATGTAAACGACGAAACTATACTTCACGAAATAAAGGAATATATAAGCTCAATTGCCCCTGAAAAAGAAAAAATCGTCAAATTATATGAGGGAGGCGAACCTATCTTCGATCATTTCGGGATAGAAAAACAAATTAAAGCCTTATTTGGCCGGACGGTCTCTTTTAAAAACGGGGCTTATTTAATTATTGAACATACAGAAGCTTTACATGTTATTGATGTCAACAGCGGAAACAGATCTAAATCCGGAAGCGATCAGGAGACTAATGCCCTGGAGGTAAACCTGGCTGCTGCAGAAGAAATTGCCCGTCAATTACGCCTTCGCGATATGGGCGGTATTATCGTCGTTGATTTTATCGATATGCACGATCAGGAACACAAACAATTGTTGTTTGAAAAGATGAAAGACTTCATGTCTACTGACCGTACCAAACATAATATCCTTCCTTTAAGTAAATTCGGCCTTATGCAAATCACCCGGCAAAGGGTCAGGCCTGAAATGAATGTAGCAACACTTGAAAAGTGTCCTACCTGCAAAGGAACCGGAGAAATAACCTCAAGTATTCTGCTGATCGATGAAATTGAAAATAACCTGAGCTATCTGATTTCAAATGAAAAAATTAAAAAAATGACCTTAAAAGTACACCCTTATATCGCAGCATTCATTAATAAGGGGCTTATATCCTGCAGGTTAAAGTGGTTGTTTAAATACCATTGCTTTATAAAAGTTCTGCCTATTTCTTCCTATCATTTTCTGGAATTTCATTTCTTCTATCCGAACGGTGAAGAAATTCTTTCATAGGAATAAAAAGCATAAAAAAAAGGAAGTCAAACGACTTCCTTTTTTTATGTTTTTATAAAACTAGAACCTGAATTTCAATGATAAACCCAGGTCAAATAAGTTTATTCCTGCATAATGGGGGGCAATTTCAAAAAAAGGCTTGTAATCCAGGCCAATAACCAGAGGTATTTCTTTAATCCTGTACTCAAGGCCTAAATACCCGTCTATACCAATAAATGGACCATAATCTACATTATTATCATAAGAATAATAATGATGATAACCGAAAAATTCCTCATTTCTGTCATAATAAGCCGCACCCACATGCAAACCATAACCGCTCATGAAATAAAAACCATTGGCAAGGTCAAGTAAAGCGGGAGTATGATTTATTCGCAAGCCGGTAAGTTTAAAACCCCCATACCATACATCGCCAAGGATACCTTCATAAGCAACATCGCTACTTACAAAATGTTTGAAAGTTATCCCTGAAGAATAACCGCCCCTTATACCAACAGAATTTTTATAGCTCTGAGAAAAACCTGTAGTTAAACTCAAAAACAAAAAAGAAATTACTATTAAACGTTTCATATTCATCAATTTAAAATTAATTTTTCATCTATCTTATTTTATCTGCCCACCTCACTAACAATATATTATAAATCTTAAGCCCTTCAAAATAAATACTCCCATACATTCCTTAAAAGAATGCCGGCTCATCATTTCGGTACAAATGTAGAAAATAAATCGGGAAATACATTGACCAACAAACTCATAACATAAATTGAATGGATTTTGTTGTTTAATTCTTATCCTTAATTTTAAAATTTTTTAAGCTAATCTTCAATAAAAAACCTCTTCCATTTTGGGAAAGAGGTCTTTTATACTATTTCTTGAGGATATTATGCTTGTGCAGTAGGCCCTCCAAAAGCCATTGGAATAACAGGCCCTGAATCCACATGCTCAATAGTTCCATTGGCAGCCTCATATTTAGATATGTTGTCTTTTAAAGCATACAAAAGGCGTTTGGCATGTTCCGGAGTTAAAATAATTCTTGATTTTACCTCAGCCTTGGGAACACCAGGCATAATTCTGACAAAATCAAGCACAAATTCAGAAGATGAATGGGTAATAATGGCCAGGTTAGAATAAATGCCCTGGGCAATTTCCTCTTTCAATTCAATATTAATCTGACCTTCTTCTTCTTCTTTTTTCTGTTCCATGGTTATAATTATTTTCCGGTTTCTACCTTTTCTTCTACTTCTTCAGACTTTGTATTGACAAGCTTATCATATTCCTCCATAGAGCCTACAATTATCTTATTGTATTCTCTAATTCCGGTACCAGCAGGAATAAGATGTCCTACAATTACATTTTCCTTTAATCCGTCCAGTTCATCAACTTTACCGTAAATAGCAGCTTCATTCAAGACTTTTGTGGTTTCCTGGAACGAAGCAGCCGACATCCAACTCTTGGTCTGCAAAGATGCCTTGGTAATACCCTGAAGTACCTGACTTGAAGTAGCAGGAACTGCATCACGAGCCTCAACCAACTTCATATCCTTGCGTTTAAGTATGGAATTTTCGTCGCGTAACTTACGGGCAGTAATAATCTGACCGGCTTTCACATTGACCGAATCGCCCGGATCTTCTACAACCTTCTTCCCAAAGATCCAATCATTTTCAGCCATAAATTCAAGTTTATCAACCACCTGTTTTTCAAGGAAATGAGTATCACCAGCATCCTCTATAACCACTTTACGCATCATCTGACGAACAATTACTTCAAAATGTTTATCGTTAATCTTTACACCCTGAAGCCTGTATACTTCCTGTACTTCATTGACAATGTATTCCTGAACCTTGGTTGGACCTTTAATAGCCAGAATATCAGCAGGAGTGATTGCTCCGTCTGACAAAGGAGTACCGGCACGTACATAATCATTTTCCTGAACCAAAATCTGCTTTGACAAAGGAACCAGGTACTTTTTAACTTCACCGGATTTTGACTGGATAATAATTTCCCGGTTACCACGTTTAATTTTCCCATAAGAAACTTCACCATCGATTTCAGAAACAACTGCAGGATTAGATGGGTTACGGGCCTCAAATAACTCAGTTACACGGGGCAAACCACCGGTAATATCGCCGGCTTTACCTAACGAACGAGGAATTTTAACAAGCACCTCACCCGCATTAACCTTATCTCCTTCATTGACAACGATATGAGAGCTTACAGGCAAGTTATATGACTTAAGCACTTCACCCTCGCCGGAAACAATTTTAATAACCGGGTTCTTTGTTTTATCTCTGGTTTCAACCACAACTTTTTCTTTGAAACCGGTTTGTTCATCGGATTCTTCGCGGTATGTGGTCCCTTCTATAATGCTTTCAAA
Above is a window of Bacteroidota bacterium DNA encoding:
- the gldD gene encoding gliding motility lipoprotein GldD, with the translated sequence MKVLNLRSVFWFFGLTLVLFSGSACKRKYTPKPSGYFRIDFPKKEYRAFAGNFPYSFEYPVYGKIEKYKGEIAEPYWMNIDFPEYKGKIYISYFRLNHDLSKYFEESRNLAYKHTIKADAINEELVQDKKRKIYGIIYHIKGNTASSINFVLTDSMHNFLRGALYFDTHPNKDSLAPVIDFFQKDIDHLIATIKWK
- the ssb gene encoding single-stranded DNA-binding protein, with amino-acid sequence MAVNKVILVGNVGKDPEVRYLDNNITVAKFPLATSENFKNKNGERVESTEWHNIVLWNKLAEVAEKYVKKGTQLYIEGRIKTRSYEKDGAKHYMTEIFANTMQMLGKKTTDNGSSAEPVVSEEEPQTDSVNEADDLPF
- the mutY gene encoding A/G-specific adenine glycosylase; its protein translation is MESVFFQTVLLHWYSHNKRDLPWRHTLNPYYIWVSEIILQQTRIAQGTDYYYRFIKHFPDIKKLAEAQTDEVLKLWEGLGYYSRARNLHSAAKTILNDYHGIFPSDYNKIIKLKGIGKYTAAAIASFSFNQPYAVLDGNVFRVLSRIFGIELPVDSSPGRSTFEKQASELLDKDNPGLYNQAIMDFGALHCTERNPKCLVCPFNTECFAYKNQQVDFLPVRKKKVEKKIRHFYYLVMIKKDKCFIQKRTKQDIWNSLFEFPLIESEHELNLYQLKETAGWKQIFNENKYDILLTSRIFKHILTHQVISAKFIILKVGEDGLFSESFKAVHLAEMQHYTFPRLIHKFLDSLSLGNYFEYF
- a CDS encoding HU family DNA-binding protein — encoded protein: MTKADIVNEISKNTGIEKITVQKTVESFMETIKDSLSKDKNVYLRGFGSYIVKKRAKKTARNISKNTTIIIPEHFIPAFKPARTFVSKVKNNVK
- a CDS encoding Rne/Rng family ribonuclease produces the protein MSNELVIDVTPSEIAIALLEDKRLVELNKEKSNIQFSVGDIYLGKVKKIMPGLNAAFVDVGYEKDAFLHYLDLGPQFRTLHRYLTYALSNSKKNKLIPLQKFNGEPDIDKNGKIGQVLTTGQPVLVQIAKEPISTKGPRLSSEISIAGRNLVLIPFSDKVSISQKIKSNEEKIRLKKLLLSIKPKNYGVIVRTASEGKMVAVLDSELRGLVKKWEVSFEQLKGSTPPKVIINEINRTSAILRDMLNGSFSSIYVNDETILHEIKEYISSIAPEKEKIVKLYEGGEPIFDHFGIEKQIKALFGRTVSFKNGAYLIIEHTEALHVIDVNSGNRSKSGSDQETNALEVNLAAAEEIARQLRLRDMGGIIVVDFIDMHDQEHKQLLFEKMKDFMSTDRTKHNILPLSKFGLMQITRQRVRPEMNVATLEKCPTCKGTGEITSSILLIDEIENNLSYLISNEKIKKMTLKVHPYIAAFINKGLISCRLKWLFKYHCFIKVLPISSYHFLEFHFFYPNGEEILS
- a CDS encoding DUF3467 domain-containing protein, whose protein sequence is MEQKKEEEEGQINIELKEEIAQGIYSNLAIITHSSSEFVLDFVRIMPGVPKAEVKSRIILTPEHAKRLLYALKDNISKYEAANGTIEHVDSGPVIPMAFGGPTAQA